In Castanea sativa cultivar Marrone di Chiusa Pesio chromosome 6, ASM4071231v1, a single window of DNA contains:
- the LOC142639481 gene encoding uncharacterized protein LOC142639481 has translation MIHCWENTLIWEDLWVPDLPNFKPVSKSHDNRNSCLVVSQLLRQDKLGWDEEKLNSLFDELSAKAIQRLPVRPRELLDTWYWANTPNGKHSVKTVYWNRIEHIGRNWTSDSKASKIHDRFNILLWKVAVNILPTKDKIQSFMPDIDITCPLCGVTNETPLHLFVQCQFAKAIWFEEHLASRNLVITREHTVRNERWIRPESYVAIVARDWRVTCVFAMSKRVETIIPLQAEAEAINWATQQALKLDAKVGSDAKVCGK, from the exons ATGATACATTGTTGGGAGAATACCCTAATATGGGAGGATCTGTGGGTCCCGGATCTACCAAATTTCAAACCAGTGTCTAAGTCACATGATAACAGAAACTCTTGTCTAGTAGTATCTCAATTACTTAGGCAAGATAAACTTGGTTGGGATGAAGAGAAGCTAAATTCCTTATTTGATGAGCTATCAGCTAAGGCCATCCAAAGGCTTCCAGTAAGACCAAGAGAGCTACTTGATACTTGGTATTGGGCCAACACTCCAAATGGTAAACATTCAGTCAAAACAGTGTACTGGAACAGAATTGAGCATATAGGAAGAAATTGGACAAGTGATTCAAAAGCTTCCAAAATACACGACAGGTTCAATATTTTACTATGGAAAGTTGCCGTAAATATATTGCCAACAAAGGATAAAATTCAAAGCTTCATGCCTGATATTGACATAACATGTCCTCTCTGTGGAGTTACAAATGAAACTCCATTGCACTTGTTTGTCCAATGCCAATTTGCAAAAGCCATCTG GTTTGAGGAGCACTTGGCCTCTAGAAATCTAGTCATTACCAGGGAGCACACAGTGAGAAATGAAAGATGGATCAGGCCAGA GTCTTATGTGGCTATTGTGGCCAGAGATTGGAGAGTGACATGTGTTTTTGCTATGTCCAAAAGGGTGGAAACCATTATCCCACTTCAAGCCGAAGCTGAAGCCATCAATTGGGCAACTCAACAAGCCTTGAAGTTGGACGCCAAAGTGGGAAGTGATGCTAAAGTTTGTGGAAAGTGA